A genomic segment from Aspergillus chevalieri M1 DNA, chromosome 7, nearly complete sequence encodes:
- a CDS encoding Zn(II)2Cys6 transcription factor (COG:S;~EggNog:ENOG410PVFN;~InterPro:IPR036864,IPR021858,IPR001138;~PFAM:PF00172,PF11951;~antiSMASH:Cluster_7.1;~go_function: GO:0000981 - DNA-binding transcription factor activity, RNA polymerase II-specific [Evidence IEA];~go_function: GO:0008270 - zinc ion binding [Evidence IEA];~go_process: GO:0006355 - regulation of transcription, DNA-templated [Evidence IEA]): MSLLETSHRKKQSPPVNNRQSRSCKVCRLRKVKCDRVKPCHACCAHGYPSQCVYEAIPGDEPISQADEIRNLRAEIHELKSRLDNRDHCIRNQQRYEHLRQFFNSIRFAPLQEVDHIIGNIRNPRRGWRRPNGAVGKDTATRAINRVSSDDEDELIPLGDGTWSYGSSAGGCSSSSSSSSSSSSIRSTPSDETEASYGRPLSPFNSNISAIDVFVERFVDAFSPEVNAKAGQAGALRRAAEIRMFSPIIGDAFDAVSVAFFGRSTQDRHIEAAGFQLYPKVLRNLQQALLDPERSKAESTLVTVILLMAFESVERTSDAGVVAHLNGAVRLIQHRGPENHMYGVEHLLFTELRPYYVGAALVARQPSFLAEEEWKAIPWSAGTTKKDILHHLLDLAVEIPALLGQSDDFQAAIQQPGMLSPHEKATKQAALWNGVADLTDRFLQWKRNWVDQYPDGPPREVDPSTPFSPKEDDEPFPIFHCRDLRTGAVFAPTKFLYPDLRLSQTMCVYYAFRLILSTVDSRAPGQAISPVEQYALGCGICRSLEWYILTAPGNMINRLAFPVRVAWEVFPAGGPEQRFLYDVLKLVERRHALGLWGSSMPELSPRTGSPPR; this comes from the exons ATGTCTCTACTGGAGACGTCCCACCGGAAAAAACAATCCCCTCCTGTCAATAATCGCCAGTCGCGCTCGTGCAAAGTGTGCCGGCTCCGCAAAGTCAAG TGTGATCGCGTCAAACCCTGTCATGCCTGTTGTGCTCATGGATACCCGTCTCAGTGTGTCTATGAAGCCATTCCTGGCGATGAGCCTATCTCGCAGGCCGATGAGATCCGTAATCTGCGAGCAGAGATCCACGAGCTAAAATCGCGGCTCGATAATAGAG ACCATTGCATCCGGAATCAACAACGTTATGAACATCTCCGGCAATTCTTCAACTCAATCCGCTTCGCGCCGTTGCAAGAAGTCGATCATATAATCGGCAATATCCGAAACCCTCGCCGCGGGTGGAGGCGACCAAATGGGGCGGTCGGCAAAGACACAG CAACCCGTGCAATCAACAGAGTGTCGTcggacgatgaggatgagctAATCCCTCTAGGCGATGGTACCTGGAGCTACGGCAGTAGTGCCGGCGGCtgtagcagcagcagtagcagcagcagcagcagcagcagtatcCGTAGCACTCCGTCTGACGAGACCGAAGCATCATACGGTCGCCCTCTGTCTCCTTTCAATTCGAACATATCTGCCATCGACGTTTTCGTAGAGCGTTTTGTGGATGCCTTTAGTCCTGAAGTCAACGCCAAAGCAGGCCAGGCGGGTGCTTTGCGTCGGGCTGCTGAGATCCGCATGTTTTCTCCCATTATCGGGGATGCTTTTGATGCCGTGTCGGTGGCGTTCTTTGGTCGATCAACCCAGGATCGTCATATTGAAGCTGCAGGCTTCCAATTATACCCCAAGGTGCTGCGCAATCTGCAGCAAGCGTTGCTGGATCCGGAAAGGAGCAAGGCCGAATCGACCCTGGTAACGGTCATTCTGCTTATGGCCTTTGAG AGTGTTGAGCGGACGAGTGATGCAGGCGTCGTCGCTCACCTAAACGGGGCTGTTCGATTGATCCAGCATCGAGGCCCAGAAAATCACATGTACGGCGTGGAGCATCTGCTCTTTACTGAGCTTCGTCCGTACTATGTTGGAGCTGCTCTGGTTGCTCGTCAGCCGTCGTTCCTTGCcgaagaagaatggaaagcCATTCCCTGGTCGGCCGGTACGACCAAAAAAGATATCTTACACCATCTGCTCGACCTCGCTGTCGAGATCCCAGCCCTTTTGGGTCAGTCTGACGACTTCCAAGCAGCTATTCAGCAACCAGGAATGCTCAGCCCACATGAGAAAGCCACCAAACAAGCAGCTCTCTGGAACGGTGTTGCCGACTTGACCGATCGTTTTCTCCAATGGAAACGCAACTGGGTTGATCAATATCCGGATGGCCCCCCACGCGAAGTTGACCCCTCAACGCCTTTCTCCCCGAAAGAAGACGATGAACCTTTCCCGATCTTTCATTGTCGCGACCTGCGCACTGGTGCTGTATTTGCCCCTACCAAATTCCTTTACCCCGACCTCCGCCTCTCACAGACCATGTGCGTTTACTATGCTTTCCGTCTCATCCTCTCGACTGTTGATTCGCGTGCACCGGGTCAAGCCATCAGTCCAGTGGAGCAATACGCACTGGGTTGCGGTATCTGCCGTAGTCTGGAATGGTACATCCTCACCGCGCCGGGGAATATGATCAATCGGTTGGCGTTCCCTGTCCGCGTTGCTTGGGAAGTGTTTCCCGCCGGTGGGCCCGAACAGCGCTTTTTGTACGATGTGCTGAAGCTGGTGGAGAGGCGGCATGCGCTAGGGTTATGGGGGAGTTCCATGCCGGAACTATCACCCAGGACGGGGTCACCACCCAGATAG
- a CDS encoding uncharacterized protein (antiSMASH:Cluster_7.1), whose protein sequence is MDQLPSWLWVRGADQFHPFIYPEMVLASRAMVPRDGEYDVVCRNCYSTIDNLHRSVSQSYGPSPPPAPVPKNANLSDPLGHCKTEYPVMPGFRLPFVDLSVPGVGAYVEDPYVGMCLVECPWLLSTSSRLSSVFPTSMVPKGSFSPESDDSIGSRLNPEAVPHEPSLPAPYALSDPTWAQPIDDAISHLSRSNSRSLFSVEYTGANEESTSTPAQKFHAALEQLKSTIGVRRDLTSPELEQLRNNIDVRRNLASPELELEPALPMTRYLVGKEGGRRPWKNDRHCRGGSVRKPSRHVRKPSRRVRKPSVKRLGSLKVASPRQVNAATKRQDRREKLKARINHGRGNGRRYSHRPWRTQMANR, encoded by the coding sequence atggatCAGCTGCCGTCGTGGCTTTGGGTGAGAGGTGCGGACCAGTTTCACCCTTTTATTTATCCGGAGATGGTTCTTGCCTCCCGTGCTATGGTCCCTCGAGATGGCGAGTACGACGTGGTCTGCCGCAACTGCTACTCCACCATCGACAACTTGCATAGGAGTGTTTCGCAGAGCTATGGCCCGTCACCTCCCCCGGCTCCGGTTCCCAAGAATGCCAACTTGTCCGATCCTCTAGGCCACTGCAAGACTGAATACCCGGTCATGCCAGGGTTTCGCCTGCCCTTTGTAGACCTGTCTGTGCCTGGGGTGGGCGCTTACGTTGAGGATCCATACGTTGGCATGTGTCTGGTGGAATGTCCATGGCTGCTGAGCACGAGCAGTCGACTCTCTTCGGTGTTTCCGACTTCCATGGTCCCCAAAGGGTCGTTCAGCCCTGAGTCGGATGACTCCATTGGATCCAGGCTCAATCCAGAAGCGGTGCCCCATGAGCCCAGTTTGCCTGCGCCGTACGCGCTGTCCGATCCAACATGGGCCCAGCCGATCGATGACGCCATTTCGCATCTTTCCCGTTCGAATTCCCGCTCCCTCTTCAGCGTCGAGTATACCGGTGCCAATGAAGAATCTACCTCGACACCCGCTCAAAAATTTCATGCTGCCCTCGAGCAACTCAAGAGTACTATTGGTGTCCGCCGTGACTTGACATCCCCTGAGCTCGAGCAACTCAGGAACAACATCGATGTCCGCCGTAACTTGGCATCCCCTGAGCTCGAGCTTGAGCCAGCTCTCCCTATGACACGTTATCTGGTCGGCAAAGAAGGAGGTCGGCGTCCTTGGAAAAATGACAGGCACTGTCGGGGCGGGAGTGTTCGCAAGCCGAGCAGACATGTTCGCAAGCCGAGCAGGCGTGTTCGCAAGCCGAGCGTCAAGCGACTGGGCTCCCTCAAGGTGGCCTCACCGCGACAGGTGAATGCAGCGACGAAGCGACAAGATCGACGAGAGAAGTTGAAGGCCCGGATCAACCACGGAAGGGGAAATGGGCGCCGTTATTCACACAGGCCCTGGCGTACGCAGATGGCAAATCGTTGA
- a CDS encoding uncharacterized protein (COG:S;~EggNog:ENOG410PKP8;~TransMembrane:2 (i21-42o62-81i);~antiSMASH:Cluster_7.1), whose amino-acid sequence MWIVFLPMPVLVRLKLPRRHKVAVVLVFGLGIFVCIVSVVRIPALAKLASHNDVTRYNSLAAIWSSIEANVAIICSSLPPLRPLIVRLLPSSLRISSASDQERPVVRPYLSFVGNNNFLHFGDGCAGYEASVTAAERRTGVQHRESSLEASLEMSREQSREGQRQKEDRVGSATPGDAYSGIQVVKELRLDSDLRRSKQGV is encoded by the exons ATGTGGATTGTGTTCTTGCCGATGCCCGTGCTGGTGAGGTTGAAGTTGCCACGGCGGCATAAGGTTGCTGTTGTGTTGGTTTTTGGATTGGGCATTTT CGTCTGCATAGTAAGCGTCGTCCGCATCCCCGCCCTCGCCAAACTCGCCTCCCACAACGATGTCACGCGCTACAACTCCCTTGCGGCAATATGGTCCTCCATTGAAGCAAATGTCGCCATCATATGCTCTAGCCTCCCGCCTCTCCGTCCCCTAATTGTGCGTCTCCTCCCGTCGTCTCTGCGTATCTCCAGCGCATCTGATCAGGAACGGCCTGTCGTTCGTCCATATTTATCTTTCGTGGGGAATAATAATTTCTTGCATTTTGGGGATGGATGTGCGGGGTATGAGGCTAGTGTTACTGCGGCGGAGAGACGGACTGGTGTGCAGCATCGCGAGTCAAGCTTGGAGGCGAGTTTGGAGATGAGTCGTGAGCAGAGTCGGGAAGGGCAAAGGCAGAAGGAGGACCGGGTGGGTTCTGCTACTCCCGGTGATGCGTATAGTGGGATTCAGGTGGTGAAGGAATTACGGTTGGATTCGGATTTGAGGCGTTCTAAGCAGGGAGTGTAA
- a CDS encoding uncharacterized protein (COG:S;~EggNog:ENOG410PQIW;~TransMembrane:4 (o6-25i37-60o80-103i115-138o);~antiSMASH:Cluster_7.1), whose translation MSNTVAIFSIFTGLATVAVALRLFTRLRVVKTAGWDDWLIVVALLTDYVFFAFAILETHYGLGTSRNDLTQSQITKQLKAFYLTIPFYNLTISFTKISMLALYLRLLPMMSKYRLTVTISLCIIPLIALWLVLSSFMFCIPVSDFWSPVSKQRCLPQSLWFLNAAL comes from the exons ATGTCCAATACCGTGGCCATCTTCTCGATATTCACCGGCCTGGCCACGGTAGCTGTTGCACTGAGACTGTTTACGAGGCTGCGGGTAGTGAAGACGGCAGGATGggatgattggttgattgtgGTCGCGTTG TTGACAGACTATGTCTTCTTCGCTTTTGCGATACTTG AAACGCACTACGGCCTAGGAACCTCTCGGAATGACCTCACCCAATCGCAAATAACCAAGCAACTCAAAGCCTTCTACCTCACGATCCCCTTCTACAACCTAACCATAAGCTTCACTAAGATCTCCATGCTGGCCCTCtacctccgcctcctcccTATGATGAGCAAGTACCGCCTCACCGTGACAATCAGCCTGTGCATCATCCCGCTCATCGCGTTGTGGCTGGTCCTTAGCTCGTTTATGTTTTGCATTCCCGTGTCGGATTTCTGGAGTCCCGTATCGAAGCAGAGATGCCTGCCGCAGTCGCTTTGGTTTTTGAATGCCGCGTTGTAG
- the IDP1 gene encoding NADP-dependent isocitrate dehydrogenase (COG:C;~EggNog:ENOG410PFHR;~InterPro:IPR019818,IPR024084,IPR004790;~PFAM:PF00180;~go_function: GO:0000287 - magnesium ion binding [Evidence IEA];~go_function: GO:0004450 - isocitrate dehydrogenase (NADP+) activity [Evidence IEA];~go_function: GO:0016616 - oxidoreductase activity, acting on the CH-OH group of donors, NAD or NADP as acceptor [Evidence IEA];~go_function: GO:0051287 - NAD binding [Evidence IEA];~go_process: GO:0006102 - isocitrate metabolic process [Evidence IEA];~go_process: GO:0055114 - oxidation-reduction process [Evidence IEA]): protein MAAALRASSAFARRSLAASSTPLPAAPLGSFIVSSSSSSSSSYHSSSSNTTSSPSSIRAYSSRASVLSRSLGSSPLSTTSRWSGVLPTNLNQVRTMAFDGKKIKVQNPVVELDGDEMTRIIWKEIREKLILPYLDIDLKYYDLGLEYRDETNDQVTIDSAEAIKKYGVGVKCATITPDEARVEEFKLKKMWLSPNGTIRNILGGTVFREPIIIPTIPRLVPGWTKPIIIGRHAFGDQYRATDRVIPGPGKLELVYTPEGGQPETVKVFDYPGGGVAQTQYNTDESIRGFAHSSFQVALLKGLPLYMSTKNTILKKYDGRFKDIFQEIFEKDYKKEFDAKGIWYEHRLIDDMVAQMIKSEGGFVMALKNYDGDVQSDIVAQGFGSLGLMTSTLITPTGEAFESEAAHGTVTRHYREHQKGNETSTNPIASIFAWTRGLVQRGKLDNNPELVTFAEELERACVDVVNDEGIMTKDLALSCGRKNREAWVTTKEYMAAVERRLQSNLKSRL, encoded by the exons ATGGCTGCTGCTCTTCGGGCCAGTTCCGCCTTTGCGCGACGCTCTCTCGCCGCCTCATCGACCCCTCTCCCCGCCGCCCCTCTCGGCTCTTTTAttgtttcctcttcttcctcttcctcttcttcttaccactcttcctcttctaacactacttcctctccttcctctatCCGTGCCTACAGTTCTCGTGCTTCTGTGCTTTCTCGTTCCCTTGGAAGTTCCCCTCTGTCTACTACCTCCCGCTGGTCTGGAGTGCTCCCTACAAACCTCAACCAAGTCCGCACCATGGCTTTCGACGGAAAGAAGATCAAGGTCCAAAACCCAGTTGTTGAACTGGACGGTGATGAG ATGACCCGTATCATCTGGAAGGAGATCAGAGAGAAG TTGATCCTGCC TTACCTCGACATTGACCTCAAGTACTACGACTTGGGTCTCGAATACCGTGACGAGACCAACGACCAGGTCACTATCGACTCGGCTGAGGCCATCAAGAAGTATGGCGTTGGTGTCAAGTGTGCCACCATCACTCCCGATGAGGCCCGTGTCGAGGAGTTCAAGCTGAAGAAGA TGTGGCTTTCGCCCAACGGAACCATCCGTAACATTCTCGGCGGTACCGTCTTCCGTGAgcccatcatcatccccaCCATCCCCCGCCTCGTCCCTGGCTGGACCAAGCCCATCATCATCGGCCGTCACGCCTTCGGTGACCAGTACCGTGCCACCGACCGGGTCATCCCTGGCCCCGGTAAGCTCGAGCTGGTTTACACCCCCGAGGGTGGTCAGCCCGAGACCGTCAAGGTCTTCGACTATCCTGGCGGTGGTGTTGCCCAGACCCAGTACAACACCGATGAGTCCATCCGCGGCTTCGCCCACTCCAGCTTCCAGGTCGCCCTCCTCAAGGGTCTGCCCCTCTACATGAGCACCAAGAACACCATCCTCAAGAAGTACGATGGCCGCTTCAAGGATATCTTCCAGGAGATCTTCGAGAAGGACTACAAGAAGGAGTTTGACGCCAAGGGTATCTGGTACGAGCACCGTCTCATCGACGACATGGTCGCCCAGATGATCAAGTCTGAGGGTGGCTTCGTGATGGCCCTTAAGA ACTACGACGGTGACGTCCAGTCCGACATTGTCGCTCAGGGCTTCGGCTCTCTCGGTCTGATGACCTCCACCCTCATCACCCCCACCGGTGAGGCGTTCGAGTCCGAGGCCGCCCACGGTACCGTCACTCGTCACTACCGTGAGCACCAGAAGGGCAATGAGACCTCGACTAACCCCATTGCCTCGATCTTCGCCTGGACCCGCGGTCTTGTGCAGCGTGGCAAGCTCGACAACAACCCGGAGCTCGTTACCTTCGCCGAGGAGCTCGAGCGTGCCTGTGTCGACGTTGTCAACGACGAGGGTATCATGACCAAGGACTTGGCCCTCTCCTGCGGCCGGAAGAACCGTGAGGCGTGGGTTACCACCAAGGAGTACATGGCTGCTGTCGAGCGCCGTCTCCAGTCCAACCTCAAGTCCCGTCTGTAA
- the ADE3 gene encoding C-1-tetrahydrofolate synthase (COG:H;~EggNog:ENOG410PFGE;~InterPro:IPR020628,IPR020867,IPR020631,IPR000672, IPR027417,IPR036291,IPR000559,IPR020630;~PFAM:PF02882,PF01268,PF00763;~go_function: GO:0003824 - catalytic activity [Evidence IEA];~go_function: GO:0004329 - formate-tetrahydrofolate ligase activity [Evidence IEA];~go_function: GO:0004488 - methylenetetrahydrofolate dehydrogenase (NADP+) activity [Evidence IEA];~go_function: GO:0005524 - ATP binding [Evidence IEA];~go_process: GO:0055114 - oxidation-reduction process [Evidence IEA]) yields the protein MPLLPARLAALPRRGVPSKSFSLRPYHRTPDGHPQPLSRLFCSLPFFFSSSSTSYSPHTSSPPCQFHQSLIAGGVRARGYCAPLFFRTDPLRRQDSDSIQTRYYTQRGTMTATKIDGTAIAKSIRDGLKTEIEQIQQANPRFKPSLVIFQVGGRSDSSTYVRMKLKAAEEANITCKIVNFPESISQPELLQEITKANNDTTVHGILVQLPLPAHLSEHAVTSAVADEKDVDGFGAINIGELAKKGGAPHFVPCTPQAVMELLHVSGVNPAGKEAVVLGRSDIVGSPVSYLLRNADATVTLCHSKTPDMPRIVKNADIVVAAIGQTEFVKGEWLKPGAVVIDVGINYKPDATKKSGQRLVGDVEFESAAQVSSQITPVPGGVGPMTVAMLMKNVVNAAKVYFQNQKNRHLTPLPIKLAEPVPSDIAISRAQYPKQITDLAAEIGVAPHELEPYGHTKAKISLDILDRLAHRRNGRYILVCGITPTPLGEGKSTTTLGLTQALGAHLDRISFANVRQPSQGPTFGIKGGAAGGGYSQVIPMDEFNLHLTGDIHAITAANNLLAAAIDTRMFHEATQKDAPLYKRLVPPKGGKREFKPIMFKRLQKLGITKTNPDDLTEEEVNRFARLDIDPETITWRRVLDVNDRHLRSITVGQAPSEKGLTRETGFDISVASECMAILALSNSLEDMRERLGRMVVATSRRGEPVTCDDIGAGGALAALMKDAIKPNMMQSLEGTPVMVHAGPFANISIGASSVLADKLALKLAGTEPDEDHETKTGFVVTEAGFDFTMGGERFFNIKCRSSGLSPDTVVIVATVRALKVHGGGPAITAGAPLPEVYRTENTEVLRKGCINLKKHIENAKQYGVPVVVAINRFSTDTEAEIAIIREEAVAAGAEDAVPANHWAEGGAGAVDLAKAVVQASSKPKEFKLLYELEGTVQERIEKIAQTMYGAEKVEFSELAQKKVDTYIKQGYGNLPICIAKTQYSLSHDPELKGVPTGFTVPIRDVRLAVGAGYLYALAADIQTIPGLPTAPGYLNIDIDPETGEIDGMF from the exons ATGCCATTGCTCCCCGCCCGTTTAGCCGCGCTACCCCGCCGCGGTGTGCCATCAAAGTCTTTTTCGCTCCGGCCCTATCATCGGACTCCCGATGGTCACCCTCAGCCTCTTTCCCGCCTCTTTTGCTCTctcccttttttcttctcctcttcttctactTCTTATTCCCCTCACACCTCATCTCCTCCTTGTCAATTTCATCAGTCCTTAATTGCAGGTGGCGTTAGGGCCCGCGGTTATTGTGCCCCGCTGTTCTTCAGGACTGATCCACTGCGCCGGCAGGATTCTGACTCTATCCAAACCCGCTACTATACGCAGAGAGGCACCATGACGGCTACTAAGATTGATGGAACGGCCATTGCCAAGAGCATTCGCGATGGTCTGAAGACCGAGATTGAACAGATTCAGCAGGCGAACCCCAGGTTCAAGCCTAGTCTGGTTATCTTCCAGG TTGGCGGCCGATCCGATTCGA GCACCTATGTGCGCATGAAATTGAAGGCTGCTGAGGAGGCCAACATCACCTGCAAAATCGTCAACTTCCCCGAATCCATCTCCCAGCCCGAGTTGCTCCAAGAAATTACCAAGGCCAACAACGACACCACTGTCCACGGTATCCTCGTCCAATTGCCGCTCCCCGCTCACCTGTCCGAACACGCAGTCACGTCCGCAGTGGCCGACGAGAAGGATGTCGATGGTTTCGGTGCGATCAACATTGGCGAGCTGGCGAAGAAGGGTGGTGCCCCTCACTTCGTGCCCTGCACACCCCAGGCGGTCATGGAGCTCTTGCACGTCAGCGGAGTGAACCCTGCAGGCAAGGAAGCCGTGGTCCTTGGTCGTAGCGATATTGTCGGCAGCCCTGTCAGTTACCTGCTGAGAAACGCTGATGCTACCGTCACCCTCTGCCACTCTAAGACCCCGGATATGCCCCGAATTGTGAAGAACGCAGACATTGTTGTTGCAGCTATTGGTCAGACCGAGTTTGTTAAGGGTGAATGGTTGAAGCCCGGTGCCGTGGTGATCGACGTCGGTATCAACTACAAGCCGGACGCAACCAAGAAGTCCGGCCAGCGACTGGTAGGCGATGTCGAGTTCGAATCGGCCGCGCAGGTGTCTTCTCAGATCACTCCTGTGCCCGGTGGTGTAGGTCCGATGACCGTCGCCATGCTGATGAAGAACGTGGTCAACGCCGCCAAGGTATACTTCCAGAACCAGAAGAACCGACACCTGACGCCATTGCCGATTAAATTGGCCGAGCCCGTTCCTTCCGATATCGCCATCTCCCGCGCTCAGTACCCAAAGCAGATCACCGACCTTGCTGCCGAAATTGGCGTTGCTCCTCATGAGTTGGAGCCCTACGGTCACACTAAGGCCAAGATTAGCCTCGACATCCTGGATCGCCTGGCCCACCGTCGCAATGGACGGTACATCCTTGTCTGCGGTATTACCCCCACGCCACTTGGTGAGGGCAAATCGACGACCACGCTTGGTCTCACTCAGGCACTTGGTGCCCACCTTGACCGCATTAGCTTTGCCAACGTTCGACAGCCCAGTCAGGGTCCAACATTTGGTATCAAGGGTGGTGCTGCCGGTGGTGGATACAGTCAAGTCATCCCAATGGACGAGTTCAACCTGCACTTGACTGGTGATATTCATGCCATTACGGCTGCCAACAACTTGCTTGCTGCTGCTATCGACACCCGTATGTTTCACGAAGCCACCCAGAAGGATGCCCCTCTCTACAAGCGATTGGTACCCCCCAAGGGCGGGAAGCGCGAGTTCAAGCCCATCATGTTCAAACGACTACAGAAATTGGGTATTACGAAGACCAACCCGGACGATCTCACTGAGGAGGAAGTGAACCGTTTTGCACGCCTGGACATCGATCCAGAGACTATCACCTGGCGTCGCGTACTGGATGTGAACGACCGTCACCTTCGTTCGATCACTGTTGGACAAGCGCCCTCGGAGAAGGGTCTGACCCGCGAGACTGGATTCGATATCTCTGTCGCCAGTGAATGTATGGCCATTCTGGCACTGAGCAACAGCCTCGAGGACATGCGGGAACGTCTGGGACGTATGGTCGTGGCCACCTCTCGGAGAGGCGAACCGGTCACTTGCGATGATATCGGTGCTGGTGGCGCTCTTGCTGCGCTGATGAAGGACGCAATCAAGCCCAACATGATGCAGAGTTTGGAGGGTACTCCGGTCATGGTTCACGCCGGTCCTTTCGCCAACATCAGTATCGGTGCCAGTTCCGTGCTTGCGGACAAGCTGGCCCTCAAGCTGGCTGGTACGGAGCCTGACGAGGACCACGAGACAAAGACCGGTTTCGTCGTTACCGAGGCTGGTTTCGACTTCACGATGGGTGGTGAACGGTTCTTCAACATCAAGTGTCGGTCGTCTGGCCTGTCGCCTGACACCGTTGTGATTGTGGCGACTGTCCGTGCCTTGAAGGTTCACGGCGGTGGTCCCGCCATTACCGCTGGCGCTCCCTTGCCCGAAGTCTACCGCACGGAGAACACCGAGGTCCTCCGCAAGGGCTGCATTAACCTCAAGAAGCACATTGAGAACGCCAAGCAATACGGCGTGCCCGTCGTCGTGGCGATCAACCGCTTCTCGACGGACACCGAGGCTGAGATTGCCATCATCCGGGAAGAAGCTGTCGCGGCCGGTGCAGAGGATGCCGTTCCCGCCAACCACTGGGCTGAAGGTGGTGCGGGAGCAGTCGATCTGGCCAAGGCGGTGGTGCAAGCCAGCTCGAAGCCTAAGGAATTTAAGCTTTTGTACGAGCTGGAGGGCACTGTGCAAGAGCGAATTGAGAAGATTGCGCAGACCATGTACGGAGCGGAGAAGGTTGAGTTCAGCGAACTGGCACAAAAGAAAGTTGACACCTACATCAAACAAGGATATGGTAACCTCCCGATTTGCATTGCCAAGACGCAGTACTCGCTCAGTCACGACCCCGAACTGAAGGGTGTGCCGACCGGGTTCACGGTGCCCATTCGGGATGTGCGGTTGGCAGTTGGCGCTGGATATCT GTACGCACTGGCGGCAGATATCCAGACAATTCCAGGATTGCCCACAGCGCCGGGTTATCTCAACATCGACATCGACCCCGAGACCGGGGAGATTGACGGGATGTTCTAG